A genomic window from Gemmatimonadota bacterium includes:
- the ppk1 gene encoding polyphosphate kinase 1 produces MSSDLPLPRTDAEAVPAPEAPEGRLRLVPPSPGASLPTTPAELDSSVDAQVPPDLSAASLYLNRELTLLNFYFRVVNEAEDPRNPLLERIRFAAIVGSNIDDFVMKRIGGLKQQLGAGVSERTVDGRTPEEQIHQCFALIRLLDARLRTIVRDLEALLLEKGIRFLRPSQLPEERRKALRRYYLTHIHPLVTPQATDPAHPFPFISNLSLNLVLSLRDPSNEEVSLARVKVPVGAGTPRFLRLEGTLDFVPIEQVLIDNLDVLFPGMSVDSCSIFRVTRNANTEREEESAEDLMELIESELRDRKFAPVVRLQVSRSIEPAHLRLLTHELGLRPSEVFEIGGLQGLRDLMEIADLDLPDLREPAHHPTDHPALKPDRSIFKSIREAGPILLQHPYQSYATSVERFLSEASRDPEVRAIKMTLYRTSEDSKAVDHLIEAARNGKQVAVAVEIKASFDEAANIRWANRLEEVGIHVTYGVVGLKTHCKVILVVRQDPDGIRRYAHIGTGNYHAGTARRYTDFGLLTASRRIGQDLTELFNYLTTGFKPKRRFRRLLPAPKILKAALLEKIDREIDVHGAGRPAGIQMKMNALEDPDIVRALYRASMAGVPIDLIVRDTCRLRPHVPGLSETIRVVSIIGRFLEHGRVYWFRNGGDEEYYIGSADCMTRNLQGRVEVLAPVEDADLRAQLRFVLDTQLADRRGGWEMQSDGSYVLRAPMEDLEAKSSQALMIERVSSQRREASRLRHRRSQPLGRRNRR; encoded by the coding sequence ATGAGCAGTGACCTTCCCCTTCCCCGGACCGACGCCGAGGCCGTACCGGCCCCCGAGGCGCCCGAGGGTCGGCTGCGCCTGGTCCCGCCCAGCCCGGGAGCGTCCCTGCCCACCACGCCGGCCGAGCTGGATTCGTCGGTCGACGCCCAGGTCCCGCCCGATCTCTCCGCGGCCTCGCTCTACCTGAATCGCGAGCTCACGCTCCTCAACTTCTACTTCCGCGTCGTGAACGAGGCGGAGGATCCCCGCAATCCGCTGCTCGAGCGCATCCGCTTCGCCGCCATCGTCGGATCCAACATCGACGACTTCGTCATGAAGCGGATCGGCGGTCTCAAGCAGCAGTTGGGCGCCGGCGTGAGCGAGCGCACGGTGGACGGTCGCACGCCGGAGGAGCAGATCCACCAGTGCTTCGCGCTGATCCGCCTGCTCGACGCCCGTCTCCGCACCATCGTTCGCGACCTCGAGGCGCTCCTGCTCGAGAAGGGGATCCGCTTCCTGCGACCCTCGCAACTGCCGGAGGAGCGACGCAAGGCGCTCCGCCGCTACTACCTGACGCACATCCACCCGCTGGTCACGCCGCAGGCCACCGACCCCGCGCACCCGTTCCCCTTCATCTCCAATCTCTCGCTCAACCTGGTCCTGAGCCTGCGCGACCCGTCGAACGAGGAGGTCTCGCTGGCTCGCGTGAAGGTCCCGGTGGGCGCGGGGACGCCGCGCTTCCTGCGCCTGGAGGGCACGCTCGATTTCGTCCCCATCGAACAGGTGTTGATCGACAACCTGGACGTGCTCTTCCCGGGCATGTCGGTCGACTCCTGCTCCATCTTCCGCGTCACGCGCAACGCGAACACCGAGCGGGAGGAGGAGAGCGCCGAGGACCTGATGGAGCTGATCGAATCGGAGCTGCGCGATCGCAAGTTCGCGCCGGTCGTGCGCCTCCAGGTCAGCCGCAGCATCGAGCCCGCGCACCTGCGCCTGCTGACACACGAGCTGGGGCTCCGGCCGTCGGAGGTGTTCGAGATCGGTGGGCTGCAGGGACTGCGTGACCTCATGGAGATCGCAGACCTCGATCTCCCCGACCTGCGCGAGCCGGCGCACCATCCGACGGACCATCCCGCCCTCAAGCCGGACCGCTCGATCTTCAAGAGCATCCGGGAGGCCGGGCCCATCCTGCTCCAGCACCCGTACCAGTCCTACGCCACGTCCGTGGAGCGCTTCCTGAGCGAGGCGAGCCGCGACCCCGAGGTGCGGGCCATCAAGATGACGCTCTACCGCACGTCGGAGGACTCCAAGGCGGTGGACCACCTCATCGAGGCCGCCCGCAACGGCAAGCAGGTCGCGGTGGCCGTGGAGATCAAGGCCAGCTTCGACGAGGCCGCGAACATCCGCTGGGCCAACCGTCTCGAAGAAGTGGGGATCCATGTCACGTACGGCGTGGTCGGCCTGAAGACGCACTGCAAGGTGATCCTCGTGGTCCGGCAGGATCCCGACGGGATCCGCCGCTACGCGCACATCGGCACCGGGAACTACCACGCCGGCACGGCCCGTCGCTACACGGACTTCGGTCTGCTCACCGCCAGCCGCCGCATCGGTCAGGATCTGACCGAGCTCTTCAACTACCTGACGACCGGCTTCAAGCCCAAGCGGCGCTTCCGACGGCTGCTGCCGGCGCCCAAGATCCTCAAGGCCGCGCTCCTCGAGAAGATCGACCGCGAGATCGACGTGCACGGTGCGGGTCGGCCGGCCGGCATCCAGATGAAGATGAACGCGCTCGAGGACCCCGACATCGTCCGCGCGCTCTACCGCGCCTCGATGGCCGGCGTGCCCATCGATCTCATCGTGCGCGATACGTGTCGGCTCCGGCCCCACGTGCCGGGGTTGAGCGAGACCATCCGGGTCGTCAGCATCATCGGACGCTTCCTCGAGCACGGCCGCGTCTACTGGTTCCGCAACGGGGGGGACGAGGAGTACTACATCGGCTCCGCCGACTGTATGACGCGCAACCTCCAGGGCCGGGTCGAGGTCCTGGCCCCGGTGGAGGATGCGGATCTGCGCGCGCAACTGCGTTTCGTGCTGGACACGCAGCTCGCGGACCGGCGTGGCGGGTGGGAGATGCAGTCGGACGGCAGCTACGTGCTGCGGGCCCCGATGGAGGACCTGGAAGCGAAGAGCTCGCAGGCGCTCATGATCGAGCGTGTCTCCTCGCAGCGTCGCGAAGCCTCACGACTCCGACACCGTCGCTCCCAGCCGCTCGGACGGCGCAATCGCCGCTAG
- a CDS encoding helix-turn-helix domain-containing protein, translating into MYAQAPSPPRATAGAPPGGVSRRLEEVRLRTGRRTLRDFWREITEDGRFRVSYEAVRNYHTDRDPPVDYLVRVAERFGASLEWLATGRGQPWPTDPQIRKTAEAAPEAGGVVEFEGALREVFWHYTNLPPLATAMVLKTCERLHRDAELRARLAGKTPPTRPYVGRFVGKALAGPLVNAVAGTVRTSELHQWQMESYVLGICQALHALMPNPNWSEPLVTDPLH; encoded by the coding sequence GTGTACGCCCAGGCCCCCAGCCCCCCCCGGGCGACGGCCGGCGCGCCCCCTGGCGGGGTGTCGCGCAGGCTCGAAGAGGTCCGCCTGCGGACGGGTCGTCGCACCCTCCGCGACTTCTGGCGCGAGATCACCGAGGACGGACGGTTCCGGGTCAGCTACGAGGCCGTCCGCAACTACCACACGGACCGCGACCCCCCGGTCGACTACCTGGTCCGGGTCGCGGAGCGGTTCGGAGCCAGCCTGGAGTGGCTGGCCACCGGGCGCGGCCAGCCCTGGCCCACCGACCCCCAGATCCGGAAGACCGCGGAAGCGGCTCCCGAGGCGGGCGGGGTCGTGGAGTTCGAGGGCGCGCTGCGGGAGGTGTTCTGGCACTACACCAATCTGCCCCCGCTCGCGACCGCCATGGTGCTGAAGACCTGCGAGCGGCTGCACCGCGACGCCGAGCTGCGAGCACGCCTGGCGGGCAAGACCCCGCCCACGCGCCCGTACGTCGGCCGGTTCGTGGGCAAGGCGTTGGCCGGCCCTCTGGTCAACGCAGTCGCGGGGACGGTCCGTACGTCCGAGTTGCACCAGTGGCAGATGGAGAGCTACGTGCTCGGGATCTGCCAGGCGCTCCACGCGCTCATGCCCAATCCCAACTGGTCCGAGCCCCTGGTCACGGATCCGCTGCATTGA
- a CDS encoding carboxymuconolactone decarboxylase family protein produces the protein MGHVPYDPSVEGAPAWAAALGRLGWAGSPSDHILRLHALDPPSLEHHVRLYEHAMRGPSPLSRIQREMLAVVVSAANDCFY, from the coding sequence GTGGGCCACGTGCCGTACGATCCTTCCGTCGAGGGCGCCCCCGCCTGGGCGGCCGCGCTCGGCCGGCTCGGATGGGCAGGGTCGCCCTCCGACCACATCCTGCGGCTCCACGCGCTGGATCCGCCCAGCCTGGAGCACCATGTCCGCCTGTACGAGCATGCCATGCGGGGCCCCTCGCCGCTGAGCCGGATCCAGCGCGAGATGCTCGCCGTGGTGGTGTCGGCGGCGAACGACTGCTTCTACTGA
- the hutH gene encoding histidine ammonia-lyase: MSALTGRGLTVERVAEVASGRGQAPALSEEARGRVQRAHDYLGAVVARGDKVYGVTTGFGRLADVVISEEQREDLQRNLVRSHAAGVGTPYDVPAVRAMMLLRANALALGHSGCRPIVIDTVLALLDRGVHPVVPSYGSVGASGDLAPLAHIALALLGEGRVEWDGRTVPSAEALAAVGVAPLVLEAKEGLSLINGTQATTGLGLLALDGALRAVDLADVAGALSLDALRGTPEAFRPELQRVRPHPGQADSAARLFALLEGSEIRESHREGDARVQDAYCLRCMPQVHGAARDALAHARRVLEIEANSATDNPLVFPDEDRILSGGNFHAQVVAQALDFMTIVLADLASISERRVERLLNPDLSELPAFLAVRPGIESGFMIAQVTAADLGAELRVLSHPASVDSVSTSAAREDHVSMGLTAARKARRAVELLEYVLAIELLCAGEAIERRRPLRTAPALERVVACMRTEVPALSEDRSFSPDLEAIRSLIRSGRLVEAVGRVPHGGAP, from the coding sequence GTGAGCGCCCTCACCGGCCGCGGCCTGACGGTCGAGCGCGTCGCGGAGGTGGCCTCGGGACGGGGGCAGGCTCCAGCCCTCTCGGAGGAGGCCCGCGGGCGGGTCCAACGTGCCCACGACTACCTGGGGGCGGTCGTGGCCCGCGGCGACAAGGTCTACGGCGTGACGACCGGCTTCGGCCGCCTGGCGGACGTGGTGATCTCGGAGGAGCAGCGCGAGGACCTGCAGCGCAATCTGGTGCGCAGCCACGCGGCCGGCGTGGGTACGCCGTACGACGTGCCGGCGGTGCGGGCCATGATGCTGCTCCGCGCGAATGCGCTGGCGCTCGGCCATTCCGGGTGCCGGCCCATCGTCATCGACACGGTGCTGGCGTTGCTCGACCGGGGCGTCCATCCGGTCGTGCCGTCCTACGGGTCGGTCGGTGCGAGCGGCGACCTCGCGCCGCTCGCGCACATCGCGCTCGCGCTCCTGGGCGAGGGACGGGTCGAATGGGACGGGCGGACCGTTCCCTCCGCCGAGGCCCTGGCGGCGGTCGGGGTGGCCCCCCTGGTGCTCGAGGCCAAGGAGGGGCTTTCCCTGATCAACGGCACCCAGGCCACGACCGGGCTGGGGCTGCTCGCCCTGGACGGCGCGCTGCGCGCGGTGGACCTCGCGGACGTGGCCGGCGCCCTGTCCCTGGATGCGTTGCGGGGAACGCCCGAGGCCTTCCGCCCGGAGCTGCAGCGCGTCCGACCCCACCCCGGCCAGGCCGACAGCGCCGCCCGCCTGTTCGCGCTGCTGGAAGGATCGGAGATCCGCGAATCCCACCGGGAAGGCGACGCGCGGGTTCAGGATGCGTATTGCCTGCGCTGCATGCCGCAGGTGCATGGCGCGGCCCGGGACGCGCTCGCGCACGCGCGCCGCGTGTTGGAGATCGAGGCCAACAGCGCCACCGACAACCCGCTCGTCTTTCCCGACGAGGACCGCATCCTGAGCGGCGGCAACTTCCACGCACAGGTCGTCGCCCAGGCGCTGGACTTCATGACCATCGTGCTGGCCGACCTGGCCTCCATCAGCGAGCGGCGCGTCGAGCGTCTGCTGAACCCCGACCTGTCCGAGCTGCCCGCGTTCCTGGCCGTGCGGCCCGGCATCGAGTCGGGCTTCATGATCGCACAGGTCACGGCCGCCGACCTGGGGGCCGAGCTCCGTGTGCTCTCGCACCCGGCCAGCGTGGATTCGGTATCCACGAGCGCTGCCCGCGAGGACCACGTCTCCATGGGTCTGACCGCCGCGCGCAAGGCACGTCGTGCGGTCGAGCTGCTGGAATACGTGTTGGCCATCGAGCTGCTGTGCGCCGGAGAGGCCATCGAGCGCCGCCGGCCGCTGCGCACCGCACCGGCCCTGGAGCGCGTCGTGGCCTGTATGCGGACGGAGGTGCCGGCGCTGTCGGAGGACCGCTCCTTCAGCCCCGACCTGGAAGCGATCCGCAGCCTGATCCGCAGCGGCCGACTGGTGGAGGCCGTCGGCCGCGTACCCCATGGAGGAGCGCCATGA
- the hutU gene encoding urocanate hydratase — MSRSDREVRAPRGARLRCRGWTQEAALRMLINNLDPDVAERPEDLVVYGGRGRAARSWEAFHAIVRSLETLENDETLLVQSGKPVGIFRTHPHAPRVLIANSNLVGRWSTWERFDELERAGLMMYGQMTAGSWIYIGTQGILQGTYETFGAMAAQHFGGSLRGRWVLTGGMGGMGGAQPLAATMNDGAILVVEVDPARIERRVRTGWCDRATADLDEALGWVRGAAAAGEALSVGLVGNCAEVLPLLVERDIVPDIVTDQTSAHDPLGGYVPDGIALPDALELRARDPAAYVARARASMRRHCEAIVALQERGAIAVDYGNNLRGEAKDAGFERAFAYPGFVPAYIRPLFCEGKGPFRWAALSGEASDIARTDDLVLELFPRDEHLARWIRLAREKVRFQGLPARICWLGQGERARFGLALNDLVARGEVLAPIVIGRDHLDTGSVASPFRETEAMKDGSDAVADWPILNALLNTASGASWVSVHNGGGVGIGNSLHAGQVLVADGTPEMAVRIERVLTNDPGLGVVRHVDAGYAEATRTAEAHGLRLPMQEG; from the coding sequence ATGAGCAGGTCCGACCGGGAGGTGCGTGCTCCCCGCGGCGCGCGGCTGCGGTGTCGCGGGTGGACGCAGGAGGCCGCGCTGCGGATGCTGATCAACAACCTGGACCCGGACGTGGCCGAACGACCCGAGGACCTGGTGGTCTACGGCGGGCGCGGCCGGGCCGCCCGCAGCTGGGAGGCCTTCCACGCCATCGTGCGCAGCCTGGAGACCCTCGAGAACGACGAGACGCTGCTGGTCCAGTCGGGCAAGCCGGTGGGGATCTTCCGCACCCACCCGCACGCCCCGCGCGTGCTGATCGCCAACTCGAACCTGGTGGGGCGGTGGTCCACCTGGGAGCGCTTCGACGAGCTGGAGCGGGCCGGCCTGATGATGTACGGGCAGATGACCGCCGGCTCGTGGATCTACATCGGCACGCAAGGCATCCTGCAGGGCACGTACGAGACGTTCGGGGCCATGGCCGCGCAACACTTCGGGGGCAGCTTGCGGGGACGCTGGGTGCTCACCGGGGGCATGGGCGGCATGGGTGGGGCGCAGCCGCTCGCTGCCACGATGAACGACGGCGCGATCCTGGTCGTGGAGGTCGATCCCGCGCGCATCGAGCGCAGGGTGCGCACCGGCTGGTGCGACCGTGCCACCGCGGATCTCGACGAAGCGCTCGGTTGGGTGCGAGGGGCGGCGGCGGCCGGGGAGGCGCTGTCGGTGGGGTTGGTCGGCAATTGCGCCGAGGTGCTGCCGTTGCTGGTGGAGCGCGACATCGTGCCCGACATCGTCACCGACCAGACGTCCGCCCACGATCCCCTGGGCGGGTATGTTCCGGACGGGATCGCGCTGCCGGACGCGCTCGAGCTGCGTGCGCGCGATCCCGCCGCCTACGTCGCCCGCGCGCGCGCCTCCATGCGCCGGCATTGCGAGGCCATCGTGGCCTTGCAGGAGCGAGGGGCCATCGCCGTCGACTACGGCAACAACCTCCGCGGTGAAGCGAAGGATGCCGGCTTCGAGCGGGCCTTCGCGTACCCGGGTTTCGTGCCCGCCTACATCCGTCCGCTGTTCTGTGAGGGAAAGGGGCCGTTCCGCTGGGCCGCGCTGTCGGGCGAGGCTTCCGACATCGCCCGCACGGACGACCTCGTGCTGGAGCTGTTCCCCCGAGACGAGCACCTCGCCCGCTGGATCCGGCTGGCCCGGGAGAAGGTGCGCTTCCAGGGGCTCCCGGCCCGCATCTGCTGGCTGGGGCAGGGGGAGCGTGCCCGCTTCGGTCTCGCGCTGAACGACCTGGTCGCGCGCGGTGAGGTGCTGGCTCCGATCGTCATCGGGCGGGATCACCTGGACACCGGCTCGGTGGCGTCCCCGTTCCGGGAGACCGAAGCCATGAAGGACGGATCGGACGCGGTGGCGGATTGGCCCATCCTGAATGCGTTGCTCAACACGGCCTCGGGCGCGAGCTGGGTATCGGTGCACAACGGGGGCGGGGTGGGGATCGGCAACTCGCTCCACGCCGGTCAGGTCCTGGTCGCCGACGGCACGCCCGAGATGGCGGTGCGGATCGAGCGCGTGCTCACGAACGATCCCGGGCTGGGCGTCGTGCGGCATGTCGATGCCGGCTACGCGGAGGCGACCCGAACGGCGGAGGCCCATGGACTCCGCCTCCCGATGCAGGAAGGCTGA
- a CDS encoding formimidoylglutamate deiminase, translated as MSTLFAETALLPAGWHRNVVLHYDEAGTLVAVRPDADPADHPRAGGAVLPGVPNLHSHAFQWGLAGRAERGQPDGDSFWSWRSEMYRFLAELDPDAVEAIATALYLEMLEAGYTTVVEFHYLHHAPDGRPYDDRAEMALRLGRAAERTGIRLTLVPVVYEAGGFGQPLAPEQGRFRLTLYEALGLLERLEAAGFAHPLGLGLHSLRAVRSETVRDLVEDRTLLARPRTLHMHVAEQRQEVEECVARLGARPIEWLLEAADVDARWCLVHCTHADAAEVTGLARSGAVVALCPTTEANLGDGIFPFAEYERAGGRWGIGSDSHISVDPVEELRWLEYEQRLVTGHRNVLTAGTSRSTGRALVDGALAGGWSAAADNVGRLEPGGRADLIVLDADHPRRRGRMDDALLDAWIFSGGDSAPAHVMVGGRWVVRERRHVERETLAAAVDPVLARLPR; from the coding sequence GTGTCCACGCTCTTCGCCGAAACCGCGCTCCTCCCCGCCGGCTGGCACCGCAACGTCGTGCTGCACTACGACGAGGCGGGCACGCTGGTCGCCGTACGCCCCGACGCGGACCCCGCCGACCACCCGCGCGCGGGCGGCGCGGTGCTCCCGGGCGTGCCCAACCTGCACTCGCACGCCTTCCAGTGGGGGCTCGCCGGCCGGGCCGAGCGCGGCCAGCCGGACGGCGATTCGTTCTGGTCGTGGCGCTCGGAGATGTACCGCTTCCTCGCGGAGCTGGACCCCGACGCGGTCGAGGCGATCGCCACGGCGCTGTATCTCGAGATGCTCGAGGCCGGCTACACGACGGTGGTGGAGTTCCACTACCTGCACCACGCGCCGGACGGACGACCGTACGACGACCGCGCCGAGATGGCGCTCCGGCTGGGGCGGGCCGCCGAACGGACCGGGATCCGACTGACGCTGGTGCCCGTCGTCTACGAGGCCGGCGGCTTCGGTCAGCCCCTCGCACCCGAGCAAGGCCGCTTCCGCCTCACGCTCTACGAAGCCCTGGGGCTGCTCGAGCGGCTCGAAGCCGCCGGGTTCGCCCATCCCCTGGGCCTCGGCCTGCACAGCCTGCGCGCGGTACGCTCCGAGACGGTGCGGGACCTGGTCGAGGATCGCACCCTGCTGGCGCGGCCGCGCACGCTGCACATGCACGTGGCGGAGCAGCGGCAGGAAGTGGAGGAATGCGTGGCGCGGCTGGGCGCACGCCCCATCGAATGGTTGTTGGAGGCGGCGGACGTCGACGCGCGCTGGTGCCTGGTGCACTGCACGCACGCCGATGCCGCAGAGGTCACGGGCCTGGCCCGCTCGGGTGCGGTCGTGGCGCTCTGTCCGACGACCGAGGCGAACCTGGGCGACGGGATCTTTCCCTTCGCGGAGTACGAGCGTGCGGGGGGACGCTGGGGGATCGGCTCCGACAGCCACATCTCCGTGGACCCGGTGGAGGAGCTGCGCTGGCTCGAGTACGAGCAACGCCTCGTGACCGGGCACCGCAACGTGCTCACCGCGGGCACGTCCCGATCGACCGGGCGCGCGCTCGTGGATGGGGCCCTCGCGGGTGGATGGTCCGCTGCCGCCGACAACGTGGGCCGTCTCGAGCCGGGAGGGCGCGCGGACCTGATCGTGCTCGACGCCGACCACCCGCGACGGCGAGGCCGTATGGACGACGCGCTGCTCGACGCCTGGATCTTCTCCGGGGGCGACAGCGCGCCGGCGCACGTGATGGTCGGAGGTCGGTGGGTGGTGCGGGAGCGCCGTCACGTGGAACGCGAGACGCTGGCCGCCGCGGTCGACCCGGTGCTGGCCCGCCTGCCCCGCTGA
- the hutI gene encoding imidazolonepropionase codes for MTGPVRIWRDVHLCTLQGDVDGWGILRDGAVAVRGGRILWIGPVADLPTLPGAEVVEGGGAWLTPGFIDCHTHLVFGGDRADEFERRLAGASYAEIARAGGGIRATVRATRTASEDALLQDAGLRLRDLEADGVTTVEIKSGYGLDVETELKQLRVARRLGARGSVSVRTTFLGLHAVPDGVTRETWVAHAVEELLPRVVAEGMADQADVFLEHLAFDASECERFLHAARAAGLGLRLHADQLSDGGGAALAARLGAHSADHLEYTSEAGVEALAGSRTVAVLLPGAFQTLGETRRPPVASLRRAGVPMAVATDLNPGTSPLRSLRAAAHLAAVHFGLTPLECLRGVTAHAARALGLADRGVLTPGARADFALWAVEHPRDLVYWLGGRPGLGRVVEGVEQPV; via the coding sequence GTGACGGGACCGGTTCGGATCTGGAGGGACGTCCACCTGTGTACGCTCCAGGGCGATGTCGACGGGTGGGGCATCCTCCGGGATGGGGCGGTCGCCGTCCGCGGCGGTCGGATCCTCTGGATCGGTCCGGTCGCCGACCTGCCCACCCTGCCCGGAGCGGAGGTGGTGGAGGGAGGAGGCGCGTGGCTGACGCCCGGCTTCATCGACTGCCACACCCACCTGGTGTTCGGCGGAGATCGGGCGGACGAGTTCGAGCGCCGTCTGGCGGGCGCCAGCTATGCGGAGATCGCGCGCGCGGGCGGCGGCATCCGCGCCACCGTGCGGGCGACGCGCACCGCGTCCGAGGACGCGCTGCTCCAAGATGCGGGCCTCCGGCTCCGCGACCTCGAGGCCGACGGCGTCACGACGGTGGAGATCAAGTCCGGCTACGGGCTCGATGTCGAGACCGAGCTGAAGCAGCTCCGGGTCGCACGCCGGCTGGGCGCGCGCGGGTCGGTGTCCGTGCGCACCACGTTCCTGGGGCTGCACGCCGTGCCGGATGGGGTCACCCGGGAGACCTGGGTGGCGCACGCCGTGGAGGAGCTCCTGCCGCGCGTGGTCGCCGAAGGGATGGCCGACCAGGCGGACGTCTTCCTCGAGCATCTGGCGTTCGATGCCTCCGAGTGCGAACGCTTCCTGCACGCCGCCCGCGCGGCCGGCCTGGGGTTGCGGCTCCATGCGGATCAGCTGAGCGACGGGGGAGGCGCCGCGCTCGCCGCCCGTCTGGGCGCCCACTCCGCGGACCACCTGGAGTACACGTCGGAAGCCGGCGTCGAGGCCCTGGCCGGCAGCCGGACCGTGGCCGTCCTGCTGCCGGGCGCCTTCCAGACGCTGGGCGAGACCCGACGGCCGCCGGTGGCGTCGCTGCGCCGGGCCGGGGTGCCGATGGCCGTCGCGACCGACCTGAACCCGGGGACGTCGCCGCTGCGCTCCCTGCGCGCCGCCGCCCACCTGGCCGCCGTACACTTCGGGCTGACCCCGCTGGAGTGCCTGCGCGGCGTCACCGCACACGCGGCCCGGGCGCTGGGGCTGGCCGACCGGGGTGTACTGACGCCGGGGGCGCGCGCCGACTTCGCCCTGTGGGCCGTGGAGCACCCGCGCGACCTGGTCTATTGGCTCGGCGGGCGGCCGGGGCTTGGGAGGGTGGTGGAAGGGGTGGAGCAGCCGGTGTGA
- a CDS encoding polyphosphate kinase 2 family protein: MEGSDGSGGSGPSPVPSPYLVPFDGSFDVGAAPTAPPSDAPSERALEKKQEELVEQLSDLQRILYAHDKHAVLLVFQALDAAGKDSTIRHVLSGVNPAGCQVYSFKQPSREELDHDFLWRSAIRLPERGRIGIFNRSYYEEVLVVRVHPEYLEAQCLPHRPPLEQLWEERFASIRDHERHLARNGTLVLKFWLNVSRAAQRERFLSRLKEPEKNWKFSEGDLEERRHWDAYQDAYGAALTATSRPWAPWYAVPADDKPFMRWEVTRILVEALRGLGLRYPSVSGEDAERFRRLRERLERE, from the coding sequence GTGGAGGGCTCTGACGGATCCGGTGGCTCGGGGCCCTCGCCGGTCCCGAGTCCGTACCTCGTCCCGTTCGATGGATCGTTCGACGTCGGCGCCGCACCCACGGCGCCCCCCTCCGACGCACCGTCGGAGCGGGCGCTGGAGAAGAAGCAGGAAGAGCTCGTCGAGCAGCTGAGCGACCTGCAGCGCATCCTCTACGCGCACGACAAGCACGCGGTCCTGCTGGTCTTCCAGGCCCTCGACGCCGCCGGAAAGGACTCGACCATCCGGCACGTCCTCAGTGGCGTGAATCCCGCCGGCTGTCAGGTCTACTCCTTCAAGCAACCGTCGCGCGAGGAGCTCGACCACGATTTCCTGTGGCGATCCGCGATCCGGCTCCCCGAGCGCGGCCGCATCGGCATCTTCAACCGGAGCTACTACGAGGAGGTCCTCGTGGTGCGGGTGCATCCGGAGTACCTCGAGGCGCAATGCCTCCCGCACCGCCCTCCGCTCGAACAGCTCTGGGAGGAGCGCTTCGCCTCCATCCGCGATCACGAGCGCCATCTCGCGCGCAACGGCACGCTCGTCCTCAAGTTCTGGCTCAACGTCTCACGCGCCGCGCAGCGCGAGCGCTTCCTGTCGCGTCTGAAGGAGCCGGAGAAGAACTGGAAGTTCTCCGAGGGCGACCTCGAGGAGCGGCGTCACTGGGATGCCTACCAGGACGCGTACGGCGCGGCGTTGACCGCCACCTCCCGCCCCTGGGCCCCGTGGTACGCGGTGCCGGCCGACGACAAGCCCTTCATGCGCTGGGAGGTCACACGCATCCTGGTGGAGGCGCTGCGCGGCCTGGGCCTCCGCTACCCGTCCGTCTCGGGCGAGGACGCCGAGCGCTTCCGTCGCCTCCGGGAGCGGCTGGAGCGCGAGTAG